In a single window of the Niabella ginsenosidivorans genome:
- a CDS encoding SusC/RagA family TonB-linked outer membrane protein: MKRVLCFLVVLTILTPFYSNGQENPHPTINSILKGQVSDSVSKLPLANVSVQIKGITNGTTSDARGAFTLYTAQKFPFTIVVTSVGYEAKEIVATGSPIDVFLKPATSQLEDVVVVGYGTQRKKDLVGAISKISAAEVNKIPVASFDAQLQGKAAGLQVVTNSGVPGEGIFVRLRGTTSINSSSDPLYIIDGVFVNNTSLQTTNLGGRTSSPLADINPADIESIELLKDASATAIYGSRGANGVVIVTTKQGAYKSKVKIDLNVSNGWVEADKSVLPNLLSGPNAATLVNEYWVNSGHPEQSPFRPVSEGGLGAPEDQKTYDRLGFLLRKGYIQDYNIGIQGGTDKTRYYLGAGYTNQDAFFKVIGFNRASLKFNFDNQLTSKIKIGLTNSLSRSYRNQARLGDGPQGRLWGSAITGATYSPTHDASGALIGLENTYSLVDNYDVNTTSLRYIGGVFAEATLADGLKFKSSVSADYNLYDEYQYWNTNTSIGSAVGGKAISAITQNTAWINEQVLSYNKRISDHNFSALIGNTLQSNELKYTYAEGNGFANNNYKLISSAASTLSSDDWTKNTIVSYFGRLAYSFADKYFGEFSIRADGSSKFGANNRWGTFPAFGLGWRIKNEAFLRDVKWVNDLKFRASYGITGNQSGINDFAARGLWSGGSPYADVAGTPLAGIGPLQLGNDDLKWEKTAQTDVGLDAALFDNRLSITFDYYYKYTSDLLLQKPVPATSGFSEYWANVGEVSNRGYELNINSVNIRKNHFTWNTSLNISGNKNRIEKLPTQITKYTRDWVILKEGYSLNSFWLYEQLYVDPNTGNPVFAGQDANGTVTADDRKILHNFYPKFYGGITNSITFRQFDFSTLFSFQYGNYNLNLQRFFLERNPGTGADATLLKRWQKPGDITDVPKLTSAGYNYTLDQNSRYLEDASFIRLKQLSIGYTLPKEIVQRLKLSNLRFYFIGANLFILTKYTGDPETNVTSDPNAQGLGGFGTPPQPRSFQFGFNLTF; encoded by the coding sequence ATGAAAAGAGTACTATGTTTCCTAGTAGTGCTAACCATTCTAACACCCTTTTACAGTAACGGACAGGAGAACCCCCACCCCACAATCAATTCAATACTAAAAGGCCAGGTCTCCGATTCTGTAAGCAAGCTTCCTTTAGCGAATGTATCTGTTCAGATAAAAGGCATCACTAATGGCACTACAAGCGATGCCCGGGGTGCATTTACGCTATATACAGCTCAAAAATTTCCGTTTACAATAGTGGTAACCAGCGTTGGCTACGAAGCAAAAGAAATAGTAGCCACAGGATCTCCTATTGATGTATTCCTGAAGCCGGCTACCAGTCAGCTGGAAGATGTAGTGGTTGTAGGTTACGGCACACAGCGGAAGAAAGACCTGGTAGGCGCTATATCCAAGATCAGTGCTGCTGAGGTCAATAAAATACCTGTTGCCAGTTTTGATGCGCAGTTGCAGGGAAAGGCTGCGGGCTTACAGGTGGTTACCAATTCCGGTGTGCCGGGGGAAGGCATTTTTGTCCGGCTAAGAGGTACCACTTCTATTAATTCAAGCAGTGATCCATTGTATATCATAGACGGGGTCTTTGTAAACAATACAAGTTTGCAGACAACAAATTTAGGCGGCAGGACCTCTTCCCCGCTCGCCGATATTAACCCGGCCGATATAGAATCAATTGAACTATTGAAAGACGCATCGGCAACAGCTATTTATGGCTCCCGGGGTGCTAACGGCGTTGTAATTGTAACTACAAAACAGGGCGCTTATAAGTCCAAAGTAAAAATAGACCTGAACGTATCAAATGGCTGGGTTGAAGCCGACAAGTCGGTATTGCCCAATCTCCTTTCCGGTCCTAATGCAGCTACTCTGGTCAATGAATACTGGGTCAATTCAGGGCATCCGGAGCAAAGCCCGTTCAGGCCTGTGTCTGAAGGTGGTTTAGGTGCCCCGGAAGATCAAAAGACCTATGACAGGCTGGGCTTTTTGCTTAGAAAGGGCTACATCCAGGATTACAATATCGGCATACAGGGTGGAACCGATAAAACCCGGTATTATTTAGGCGCCGGATACACCAACCAGGATGCGTTCTTTAAAGTAATCGGGTTTAACCGCGCAAGCCTGAAATTCAACTTTGATAATCAGCTCACCTCGAAAATAAAAATCGGTTTAACCAACAGCCTTTCCAGAAGCTACAGGAACCAGGCCCGTTTAGGGGATGGGCCTCAGGGGCGGTTGTGGGGATCTGCTATTACAGGTGCAACATATAGTCCCACGCACGATGCATCGGGCGCCCTGATCGGGTTAGAAAACACTTACTCCCTGGTAGATAATTATGATGTGAATACAACCAGCTTACGATACATCGGCGGCGTTTTTGCAGAGGCCACTCTTGCAGATGGATTAAAATTCAAATCCAGTGTAAGTGCAGATTATAATTTATATGACGAATACCAATACTGGAATACCAATACATCCATCGGCTCTGCTGTTGGAGGAAAAGCAATCTCTGCCATTACACAAAATACCGCATGGATCAATGAACAGGTATTATCCTACAATAAGCGGATCAGTGATCACAACTTTTCTGCCTTAATAGGAAATACGTTACAAAGTAATGAATTGAAATATACTTATGCCGAAGGGAACGGGTTTGCTAACAATAATTATAAACTCATATCCTCAGCAGCATCCACCCTATCTTCAGATGACTGGACAAAAAATACAATCGTGTCCTATTTTGGAAGACTGGCTTATTCCTTTGCGGATAAATACTTTGGTGAGTTCAGTATCAGAGCGGATGGTTCCTCCAAATTCGGCGCCAACAACCGCTGGGGCACGTTCCCGGCATTTGGCCTGGGTTGGCGGATTAAAAATGAAGCATTTCTACGGGATGTAAAATGGGTGAATGATCTGAAGTTCAGGGCTTCTTATGGCATAACCGGCAACCAGTCCGGGATCAATGATTTTGCAGCAAGAGGACTATGGTCCGGTGGCAGCCCCTATGCTGATGTGGCCGGTACTCCCTTAGCAGGAATTGGCCCTCTGCAGTTGGGCAATGATGATCTGAAATGGGAAAAGACAGCACAGACAGATGTTGGCCTTGACGCCGCTCTTTTTGATAACCGGCTGTCAATAACCTTCGATTATTATTATAAGTATACTTCTGATCTGCTGCTTCAAAAACCGGTGCCGGCAACTTCCGGCTTCTCTGAATACTGGGCTAATGTAGGCGAAGTCAGTAACAGGGGTTATGAGCTGAATATAAATTCTGTAAATATCCGGAAAAATCATTTCACATGGAATACAAGCCTTAACATATCCGGGAATAAAAACAGGATCGAAAAGCTACCGACACAGATCACAAAATATACCCGTGACTGGGTGATCCTTAAAGAGGGCTATTCCCTGAATTCATTCTGGCTGTATGAACAGTTATACGTGGACCCCAACACGGGCAACCCTGTATTTGCGGGTCAGGATGCAAATGGCACTGTTACCGCAGACGACAGGAAAATCCTGCACAATTTTTATCCAAAATTTTATGGGGGCATAACGAACAGCATCACATTTAGACAGTTCGACTTCAGCACGCTGTTCAGCTTTCAGTACGGCAACTACAACCTGAACCTGCAACGTTTTTTCTTAGAAAGGAACCCTGGCACAGGCGCAGATGCCACATTATTAAAAAGATGGCAAAAACCAGGAGATATTACGGATGTTCCGAAACTTACTTCCGCGGGTTATAATTATACACTGGATCAGAACAGCCGTTATCTGGAAGATGCTTCCTTCATAAGACTGAAACAACTATCAATAGGATATACGTTACCAAAGGAAATTGTACAGCGGCTGAAATTATCCAACCTCAGGTTTTATTTTATAGGCGCCAACCTGTTTATTCTTACAAAATATACCGGGGATCCTGAAACAAATGTGACTTCTGACCCCAATGCACAGGGGCTTGGCGGATTTGGAACTCCTCCACAGCCAAGAAGTTTCCAGTTTGGTTTTAACCTGACTTTCTAA
- a CDS encoding RagB/SusD family nutrient uptake outer membrane protein: protein MKRIKGARSYTLSMLLLLLGLSSCKKFLNVEPRIATSDLVTIVDENSAATAVRGIYNELQSDDYYGYNYPMIINLSGDNVQYTGSQAVNKTLTSHTQLADLGPLNTVWVAIYNTINRANNVIAKVPEVPLTTTFTETIRNQLIGEAYFIRALAYFDVVRTWGGAQLVLEPTLSANSIKDMQRSSIPETYAQILNDLKAAEALLPETTNRIRATKKTVWALRARYHLYQKEWADAIEYASKIINDHQNYTLVSPYNAFFANNASNTSESIFELYYNTNVTNTQAYNWQPSTNGGIGWQRPTDAIAVVLTNAQTGGDRKALVTSVSVNGAPTWYGNLYYRTNGTDPAYIIRLSEMYLIRAEAKAHLEDLAGSLADLNTVRNRSHIPDAGATDQTALLLLIENENRVEFAFEAHRWFDLVRTGRALQVLGFTDATKQLLPVPYAQILVDKSLSQNPGYED from the coding sequence ATGAAAAGAATAAAAGGTGCCCGGTCCTATACGCTGTCAATGCTATTATTGCTGCTGGGGCTTTCTTCCTGCAAAAAGTTTTTAAATGTAGAACCAAGAATAGCAACATCTGACCTGGTAACGATCGTAGATGAAAATTCCGCAGCAACAGCAGTAAGGGGCATTTATAACGAATTACAATCTGATGATTACTATGGGTATAATTATCCTATGATCATTAATCTATCCGGTGATAATGTGCAGTATACAGGAAGCCAGGCCGTTAATAAAACACTGACGTCACATACGCAATTAGCAGATCTTGGTCCGTTAAATACGGTATGGGTAGCTATATACAATACCATTAACAGGGCTAATAATGTAATAGCAAAAGTGCCGGAAGTTCCCTTAACAACCACTTTTACTGAAACGATCCGGAACCAGTTAATCGGTGAGGCTTATTTCATCCGCGCATTGGCTTATTTTGATGTTGTAAGAACCTGGGGCGGCGCCCAGCTTGTATTGGAACCTACGTTATCTGCAAACAGCATAAAGGATATGCAAAGAAGCAGCATCCCGGAGACCTATGCACAGATCCTGAACGATCTGAAAGCGGCTGAGGCCTTACTGCCGGAAACAACCAACAGGATCAGGGCTACAAAAAAAACCGTTTGGGCGTTGAGAGCCAGGTACCATTTATATCAAAAGGAATGGGCTGATGCCATCGAATATGCATCCAAAATAATCAACGATCATCAGAATTACACGTTAGTGAGCCCTTATAATGCCTTTTTTGCCAATAATGCTTCCAACACCAGTGAATCTATATTTGAGCTATACTATAATACGAATGTTACCAATACCCAGGCATATAACTGGCAGCCTTCCACAAATGGCGGAATCGGTTGGCAAAGGCCTACTGATGCAATAGCTGTAGTATTGACAAATGCACAAACCGGGGGTGACAGGAAAGCGCTTGTTACAAGCGTTTCCGTTAATGGCGCGCCCACCTGGTACGGCAATTTATATTACCGCACCAATGGAACGGATCCCGCTTATATTATAAGACTGTCCGAGATGTATCTGATCCGGGCTGAAGCTAAAGCGCATCTGGAAGACCTGGCAGGTTCCTTAGCAGACCTGAATACCGTCAGGAACCGCTCACACATTCCCGATGCCGGTGCCACTGATCAAACGGCGCTGCTCTTATTAATTGAAAATGAGAACAGGGTCGAGTTTGCGTTTGAAGCACACCGGTGGTTTGACCTGGTGCGTACCGGCAGGGCATTACAGGTATTAGGGTTTACTGATGCCACCAAGCAATTGCTGCCAGTTCCCTACGCCCAGATCTTAGTGGATAAGAGTCTTAGTCAAAACCCCGGTTATGAAGATTAG
- a CDS encoding MBL fold metallo-hydrolase: MNRRHFFRTTTPVVASVFFARKTLSARATGGWHIEQFFDKGLAQFTYAILFNKKLILIDPARDARPFYDYAAAQKATIVGIIETHPHADFISSHAEIQRKTGGKIYVSEKLNAQYPHQPVKEGDRIPLTEKVQLRIIETPGHSPDSISVILQENGTDRVVFTGDALLFGDVGRPDLREYGSNENEQRTYLAKALYHTLNEKYAPLNNEVIVYPTHGAGSLCGTAIRNVTSSTIGYEKQNNHAFHHATEAAFVSALLKELPFIPGYFPYDVELNRSGAADLKENITKVRSFPVNHPVPHNATVVDIRSRDVYQHSYYTNALNVPDGGKFETWLGTVIPPSQKFYVIGQDNSALDVAIKKLAKIGYETNIEGVFIYDLKKEIPTFLDGKPFKLKDAGKYTIIDVRNPNEYKAGKLIASAVNIPLPYLGKRLSAVPTDKPVVVHCASGYRSAIAASILRKQYPGLQILDLGEAIYQIQKEEAPDTK, encoded by the coding sequence ATGAACAGACGTCATTTTTTCAGGACGACCACTCCTGTTGTTGCCAGCGTTTTTTTTGCACGCAAGACGCTATCTGCAAGAGCAACAGGCGGCTGGCACATTGAGCAATTTTTTGATAAGGGCCTGGCCCAGTTCACCTATGCTATTTTGTTCAATAAAAAACTTATTCTTATAGACCCGGCCAGGGATGCCCGGCCGTTTTATGACTATGCAGCTGCACAAAAAGCTACCATCGTTGGGATCATAGAAACGCACCCCCATGCAGACTTTATCAGCAGCCATGCTGAAATTCAACGTAAGACGGGTGGCAAAATATACGTTAGTGAAAAGCTCAATGCGCAATACCCGCATCAGCCGGTAAAGGAAGGTGATCGTATTCCTTTAACTGAAAAAGTGCAATTAAGGATTATAGAAACCCCGGGGCATTCGCCGGATAGCATCTCTGTTATCCTGCAGGAAAACGGAACCGACAGGGTTGTATTTACCGGAGATGCATTGTTATTTGGAGACGTAGGCCGCCCCGACCTGAGAGAATATGGCTCCAATGAAAATGAGCAGCGTACTTATTTGGCAAAGGCTTTATATCATACCCTAAATGAAAAATATGCACCCTTAAATAATGAGGTGATCGTCTACCCTACACATGGCGCGGGTTCCCTGTGCGGAACAGCCATCCGCAATGTAACTTCCAGTACCATCGGTTATGAAAAGCAAAATAATCATGCCTTCCACCATGCAACGGAAGCAGCTTTTGTATCCGCATTATTAAAGGAGCTGCCGTTTATACCCGGGTATTTTCCCTATGATGTGGAATTGAACCGCTCAGGCGCTGCCGATCTGAAAGAAAACATAACAAAGGTCAGATCGTTTCCGGTAAATCACCCCGTTCCCCACAATGCCACCGTAGTGGACATCCGTTCCAGGGATGTATATCAACACTCCTATTATACAAATGCCCTTAATGTGCCTGATGGAGGCAAATTTGAGACATGGCTGGGCACGGTGATTCCTCCTTCTCAAAAGTTTTATGTAATTGGGCAGGATAACAGCGCATTAGATGTGGCCATAAAAAAACTGGCAAAAATCGGGTATGAAACAAATATTGAAGGGGTGTTTATATATGACCTTAAAAAAGAAATCCCCACTTTTTTAGATGGAAAGCCATTTAAGCTTAAGGATGCCGGTAAGTATACGATCATTGATGTGCGCAATCCAAATGAATACAAAGCCGGCAAACTGATCGCATCTGCTGTCAACATCCCTTTACCCTACCTGGGTAAAAGGCTTTCAGCTGTTCCTACAGACAAACCGGTTGTGGTGCACTGTGCATCAGGGTACCGCTCAGCCATTGCTGCCAGCATTTTAAGAAAGCAATACCCCGGCTTACAGATATTAGATCTGGGAGAAGCCATTTATCAAATTCAAAAGGAGGAGGCGCCTGATACAAAATAG